The following are from one region of the Sandaracinus amylolyticus genome:
- a CDS encoding SIR2 family NAD-dependent protein deacylase, translating into MTLEPQVLALLDDALSREGPLLFLTGAGISAESGIPTFRGPEGYWTIGSKNYRAEELATYDAFTRMPEEVWAWYLYRRSVCRAASANAAHLALVELERALGDRFLLVTQNVDGLHLRAGNTLARTFQIHGNIDYLRCEDEHPRIREIPAGIALEWPKTRRIDDAERALLQCCGRGRWSRPHVLWFDESYDEPLFRFESSMDAVRRASLVVVIGTSGATTLPSHIVNVAAHRRVPMLVVNQDESPFTQIAERLSSAAVLRGTATQYVPAITRALIERA; encoded by the coding sequence ATGACGCTCGAACCGCAGGTGCTCGCGCTGCTCGACGACGCGCTCTCGCGCGAGGGCCCGCTGCTCTTCCTCACCGGCGCGGGGATCTCGGCGGAGAGCGGCATCCCCACGTTCCGCGGCCCCGAGGGCTACTGGACGATCGGCTCGAAGAATTATCGCGCCGAGGAGCTCGCGACCTACGACGCGTTCACGCGCATGCCCGAGGAGGTCTGGGCCTGGTACCTCTATCGGCGCAGCGTGTGTCGCGCCGCGAGCGCGAACGCGGCACACCTCGCGCTGGTCGAGCTCGAGCGCGCGCTCGGCGATCGCTTCCTGCTCGTCACCCAGAACGTCGACGGGCTGCACCTGCGCGCGGGCAACACGCTCGCGCGCACCTTCCAGATCCACGGCAACATCGACTACCTGCGGTGCGAGGACGAGCACCCGCGCATCCGCGAGATCCCCGCGGGCATCGCGCTCGAGTGGCCGAAGACGCGGCGCATCGACGACGCGGAGCGCGCGCTCCTGCAGTGCTGTGGGCGCGGACGGTGGTCGCGCCCGCACGTGCTCTGGTTCGACGAGAGCTACGACGAGCCGCTCTTCCGCTTCGAGAGCTCGATGGACGCGGTGCGGCGGGCGTCGCTCGTCGTGGTGATCGGCACCTCGGGCGCGACGACGCTGCCGAGCCACATCGTGAACGTCGCGGCGCACCGGCGCGTGCCGATGCTCGTGGTGAACCAGGACGAGAGCCCGTTCACGCAGATCGCCGAGCGCCTCTCCAGCGCGGCCGTGCTGCGCGGCACCGCGACGCAGTACGTCCCGGCGATCACGCGCGCGCTGATCGAACGTGCGTAG
- a CDS encoding lipase maturation factor family protein: MRSSYARSTWLFARLVGAASLGAFVSAHAQIHGLFGEEGILPLGPRLARLQSVLGDEVWWTRPSLLLSTGAGDGALSALCVIGELASLMLALGVLPGPSAVIAALGYVSIVHVGSPFFPLQWDTLLIETLWLTALVSPWRTVLATPARASEPPHVARWAIWLLVARLMLASGIVKWAGDEVWRDLSALSYHYETQPLPNPLSPWMHAGPRWTHTLGAILTFVIELALPFFVLAGRRARAIAFAGFVVLQGMIAITGNYGFFNLLAIALCVPLPDDAMLDRVLPARWKAPGVAAVRPWQVVIPSAIASLLIVLQIAQFASSLGAPVRDGIATLMERTQALWATSSYGLFADMTTERPELVIEGSLDGETWVAYDFRDKPGDDLAEGLPITLTHMPRLDWMSWFAALTGPEGAPWVRALQIALVERRAPVLALFERDPFDGVAPRFVRVIEWDYELAPPGSDVTWTRSRPRPWGDVVRAR; this comes from the coding sequence GTGCGTAGCTCGTACGCGAGATCGACGTGGCTCTTCGCCCGCCTCGTCGGCGCGGCGTCGCTCGGCGCGTTCGTCTCGGCGCACGCGCAGATCCACGGGCTCTTCGGCGAAGAGGGCATCCTCCCGCTCGGCCCGCGCCTCGCGCGCTTGCAGAGCGTGCTCGGCGACGAGGTCTGGTGGACGCGCCCTTCGCTCCTGCTCTCGACCGGCGCGGGCGACGGCGCGCTGAGCGCGCTCTGCGTGATCGGCGAGCTCGCGTCGCTGATGCTCGCGCTCGGTGTGCTCCCCGGCCCGAGCGCGGTGATCGCGGCGCTCGGGTACGTGTCGATCGTCCACGTCGGATCGCCGTTCTTCCCGCTCCAGTGGGACACGCTGCTGATCGAGACGCTGTGGCTCACCGCGCTGGTCTCGCCGTGGCGCACCGTGCTCGCGACCCCGGCGCGGGCGAGCGAGCCACCGCACGTCGCGCGCTGGGCGATCTGGCTGCTCGTCGCGCGGCTGATGCTCGCGAGCGGGATCGTGAAGTGGGCCGGCGACGAGGTGTGGCGCGACCTGAGCGCGCTCTCGTACCACTACGAGACACAGCCGCTGCCGAACCCGCTCTCGCCGTGGATGCACGCCGGGCCGCGATGGACGCACACGCTCGGCGCGATCCTGACGTTCGTGATCGAGCTCGCGCTGCCCTTCTTCGTGCTCGCGGGACGACGTGCGCGGGCGATCGCGTTCGCCGGCTTCGTGGTGCTCCAGGGGATGATCGCGATCACCGGCAACTACGGGTTCTTCAACCTGCTCGCGATCGCGCTCTGCGTGCCCTTGCCCGACGACGCGATGCTCGATCGTGTGCTCCCCGCGCGATGGAAGGCGCCCGGCGTCGCGGCGGTGCGACCGTGGCAGGTCGTCATCCCTTCCGCGATCGCGTCGCTGCTGATCGTGCTGCAGATCGCGCAATTCGCGAGCTCGCTCGGCGCGCCGGTGCGCGACGGGATCGCGACGCTGATGGAGCGCACCCAGGCCCTCTGGGCGACCAGCTCGTACGGGCTCTTCGCCGACATGACGACCGAGCGCCCCGAGCTCGTGATCGAAGGCAGCCTCGATGGCGAGACCTGGGTCGCCTACGACTTCCGCGACAAGCCCGGCGACGATCTCGCCGAGGGCCTGCCGATCACGCTCACGCACATGCCGCGGCTCGACTGGATGTCGTGGTTCGCCGCGCTCACCGGGCCGGAAGGCGCGCCCTGGGTGCGCGCGCTCCAGATCGCGCTGGTCGAGCGACGCGCCCCGGTGCTCGCGCTCTTCGAGCGCGATCCCTTCGACGGCGTGGCGCCGCGCTTCGTGCGCGTGATCGAGTGGGACTACGAGCTCGCCCCGCCGGGCAGCGACGTGACGTGGACGCGCTCGCGACCGCGCCCGTGGGGCGACGTCGTCAGGGCGCGGTGA